The Daucus carota subsp. sativus chromosome 7, DH1 v3.0, whole genome shotgun sequence genome window below encodes:
- the LOC108193355 gene encoding F-box/kelch-repeat protein At1g15670, giving the protein MLMDLISGLNNDVGRECLIRLPYDTFCSATSVCKTWKAEVELPEFWRRRRDAGMTQRLIVMTQARVDPTRKRGGVKNSGVPAYRLTVCEPGSVSWTELPLLPGHLNGLPMFCQLAAVGLNLVVMGGLDPVTWDASTEVFVYNFVSATWKRGANMPGCPRSFFACASDSRMVFVAGGHDCEKNALKSAMVYDVADDKWVPLPDMASERDECKGVFHLGKFHVIGGYPTESQGRFGRSAEAFDVATWQWDEVCENFLEAATCPRSYVDNGEGNVYKWSSSSGEIMMTNDSATWQVVAELPSEVLTSTHMTAWQEKLMVIGSHRFGEPHKVYTLDLKNRKWTKVAAPEEYSGHVQSSCLLEI; this is encoded by the coding sequence ATGCTGATGGATCTTATCTCGGGTCTTAATAATGATGTGGGTCGGGAGTGTTTGATCCGGTTGCCTTATGACACCTTCTGTTCTGCCACGTCAGTTTGCAAGACGTGGAAAGCTGAGGTGGAGCTGCCGGAGTTTTGGCGGCGCCGGAGAGACGCCGGAATGACTCAACGGCTTATCGTGATGACACAAGCTCGGGTTGACCCGACCCGGAAACGAGGTGGGGTGAAGAACTCGGGGGTGCCGGCTTATCGGTTGACTGTTTGTGAACCGGGTTCGGTTAGTTGGACCGAACTGCCTTTATTACCCGGACACTTAAATGGGTTACCCATGTTTTGTCAACTTGCGGCGGTCGGGTTGAATTTGGTTGTGATGGGCGGGTTGGACCCGGTGACGTGGGATGCTTCGACTGAggtttttgtttataatttcgTTAGTGCCACGTGGAAGCGTGGGGCCAACATGCCAGGCTGTCCTAGGTCGTTCTTCGCTTGTGCGTCGGATTCTAGGATGGTGTTCGTGGCGGGAGGCCATGATTGTGAGAAGAATGCGTTAAAATCGGCTATGGTGTATGACGTGGCGGATGACAAGTGGGTCCCACTGCCTGACATGGCGAGTGAGCGCGATGAGTGTAAGGGAGTCTTCCACCTTGGCAAGTTCCACGTCATTGGCGGGTACCCCACCGAATCGCAAGGCAGGTTCGGGAGGAGTGCGGAAGCGTTCGACGTTGCCACGTGGCAGTGGGACGAGGTTTGCGAGAATTTCTTAGAAGCTGCCACGTGTCCAAGATCATACGTGGACAACGGAGAGGGAAATGTGTACAAGTGGAGTTCCAGCTCAGGCGAGATTATGATGACCAATGACAGTGCCACGTGGCAAGTAGTTGCTGAGCTGCCATCCGAGGTGTTAACTTCTACACACATGACAGCGTGGCAAGAGAAGCTGATGGTGATTGGCTCACATAGATTTGGTGAGCCCCACAAAGTGTACACATTGGATTTGAAAAATAGAAAGTGGACAAAAGTCGCCGCGCCGGAAGAATATTCCGGCCATGTTCAATCTAGTTGTCTTTTGGAAATTTAG